Within Candidatus Parvarchaeota archaeon, the genomic segment GCTTGTAGTTCCCAATCTTTCGCTGGAGGATATAACTTATGACCGAATAGACAAGCGCGACGGCCGCAATCACAACGTAAAAAACCGAGGGGTCAAATAACATCTCAAAACAACTCCATCCTAAAAGCATTCTAATTCAAAGGACGCCGGCAAGTTTTTTTCTTGCAGCCTCAAGCCCCCCGTCAAGATTTTCTATGACAAGTGCGGGGACGCCCAAAAAAGCAGAATAAGCGGCAAGGTATGCCTTGTTCATTGCCTCGTGCTCTTCAATCTCGCTTTTTTCTACGGGCCGAACCCTGCCTGTGGATGCAGCGTCTTTTTCGCGCCGCTTTGCTATCTGGTCGGCTGGCGCAGTTACATAAACAAGTCTTTCCACCCTGAGCTTTCCTAGAAGGGAAAACGGAAGCCCGGGAAGGTAACCTCCCTGCGTCTGTATGGAGCAGTGCGTGTCAAGAATTATTTTTCCTTTCATGCCCTCAAGCTCCTTGGCAACAGCAGCCTGGATTTTTGCCTGGGCCTGCGCATCAAGGGCCCTAATCTTATCTCTGTGCTCCACGCCAAAATCCCGCTTTGCAATCTCAAGCATCATTGTGCCGTAGTTGACTGACTTGTAGCCTGCAGCCTGGGCAATCCCCTCAAGCACTGTTGATTTTCCAACCCCTGGCAGCCCAAGCACGATAATCATTTCATTTCACCTTAGTATCCCTGTCTACTCCCCAATGAGTTTTGTCAGGTTTGGGTAAAGGTCAAACGCCTGCTTTTTCTCAAGGTCCTCATAAAGCTTGTAGAAAATGCCCACTGTGAGCAGTATCCCAGTTCCCGTGCCTAGCGCTCCTGTTATGTCCGCAATGCCGGAAAGAATGCCGACAAAGGCAGAGCCAAGAAGGGTAATTGCAGGTATGTACTTTTCAAGCACTTTTTCGACAATGCGCGGGTCGCGCCTGAAACCCTGTATCTGCAGGCCGGAATTTTGCAGCTTCTGCGCCACCTCGCGGGGCCCCATGCCGCTTGTCTCAACCCAAAACCAGCCAAACACCATGCAAAGGCAGACAAGGAACACAAGATAGACAAGGACGTGGACAAAACCAGGAATGCCAAAAACGGGGCTTGGGTAAAGGAACACCTGCGACATGTGTGCCATGAAGTCTCCGCCCGACTGCCTGTATATTGGTGAAATCAGGTAAAGCAAGCCGTCAACAATCTGGTTTCCCGGGGCTACAACCGCAATGTACTTTACAATGTCCTGGCCAAAAAGCATCAGCGACTTTCCATTCAGCCACACTGCAAAAAACTGGAAGTTGAGCATGAGCGCTGAGGCGAGAATGACTGGTATGTTGGAAACATACAGGAACTTTATCGGGTACCTGCCGCCCAGGCCGCGGGCGTGCTCAAAGGCAAGCGGAACCTCCACTTTTATTCCCTCCGCATAAACGACAATTGCAAAGACGGCAATGGTGAAAAACAGGGGCATTAAGTGCAGCAGGGCATTTGGAAGCGCGTCTGCTCCCCCTTGTGAAAGTATGGCCATTATTCCATTTTGCCCTACAAAAAGGTCAATAGTGCCGCCGACTACTGCTAGTGATACTCCTGCGGCAATGAAAAGAGATATGCCGCTTCCAAGTCCGTACTTGGATACAACCTCGTCCAAAAACATCAATATTATTGATGCAAAAGCAATCTGGAAAATCACAAGTGCCGCTGTGTAGGGCGCGTGCACAGAGCTTACCGCAATTCCATTCACGGTGGTTGCAATAAGGCCTTCCCCAAGCGAGGGGAATATTGGGGACAGAGTCACCCTTGATGATATCACAAACACTGCGGCCTCAAAAACACTCAGGATTATTGCAAGAAGCTTTTGCGTCCCGTGGAAAGTGGAGCGCTGCTCAAGGTCCTGCATGTCTAGCTTGATTATTTTCGCGCCTACGAAAAGCTGCAGGAAAATCGAGGCAAGGACAATGGGGCCAATGCCTGTTGTAAGAAGAGAGCCCAATCTTGATGCAGTGACGACCTCAAGAAAGTCAAGCTGCCCTTT encodes:
- a CDS encoding adenylate kinase, with protein sequence MIIVLGLPGVGKSTVLEGIAQAAGYKSVNYGTMMLEIAKRDFGVEHRDKIRALDAQAQAKIQAAVAKELEGMKGKIILDTHCSIQTQGGYLPGLPFSLLGKLRVERLVYVTAPADQIAKRREKDAASTGRVRPVEKSEIEEHEAMNKAYLAAYSAFLGVPALVIENLDGGLEAARKKLAGVL
- the secY gene encoding preprotein translocase subunit SecY, with the translated sequence MGSSLDFLKPILRLLPEVKAPTTQPNISQRIMWTVIALIAFFVMYNVIAVGVERPKGQLDFLEVVTASRLGSLLTTGIGPIVLASIFLQLFVGAKIIKLDMQDLEQRSTFHGTQKLLAIILSVFEAAVFVISSRVTLSPIFPSLGEGLIATTVNGIAVSSVHAPYTAALVIFQIAFASIILMFLDEVVSKYGLGSGISLFIAAGVSLAVVGGTIDLFVGQNGIMAILSQGGADALPNALLHLMPLFFTIAVFAIVVYAEGIKVEVPLAFEHARGLGGRYPIKFLYVSNIPVILASALMLNFQFFAVWLNGKSLMLFGQDIVKYIAVVAPGNQIVDGLLYLISPIYRQSGGDFMAHMSQVFLYPSPVFGIPGFVHVLVYLVFLVCLCMVFGWFWVETSGMGPREVAQKLQNSGLQIQGFRRDPRIVEKVLEKYIPAITLLGSAFVGILSGIADITGALGTGTGILLTVGIFYKLYEDLEKKQAFDLYPNLTKLIGE